One window from the genome of Vibrio vulnificus NBRC 15645 = ATCC 27562 encodes:
- a CDS encoding helix-turn-helix transcriptional regulator, which produces MGATMNKPSNKESVQDTVARLRANRNQHQPKAGTDATHSTKERSQLNTPTRSKTSKNAKAVSAAERKTEANKIIKHLLLGELTQGQALKSLRINILGLKQDVFARLVDVSRKTLSDIENDRGSYNTEILNKVFKPFGLKVGMLPSSPDVLKSLLIDGEAG; this is translated from the coding sequence ATGGGGGCTACTATGAATAAGCCAAGCAATAAAGAGTCCGTACAAGATACCGTTGCTCGTCTAAGAGCAAACCGAAATCAACATCAGCCCAAGGCTGGGACGGATGCAACTCATTCGACCAAAGAACGATCGCAACTTAATACTCCGACTAGATCGAAAACCTCAAAAAACGCCAAAGCAGTAAGTGCAGCAGAACGCAAAACAGAGGCAAACAAAATCATCAAACACTTATTGCTTGGAGAGCTAACACAAGGCCAAGCGTTAAAAAGTTTACGCATTAATATACTGGGACTCAAACAGGATGTGTTCGCAAGACTTGTCGATGTCTCAAGAAAAACACTGTCAGATATAGAGAATGATCGGGGCAGCTACAATACAGAGATTCTCAACAAGGTATTCAAACCATTTGGCTTAAAAGTCGGAATGCTACCGTCTTCTCCCGATGTGTTAAAATCGCTACTAATAGATGGTGAGGCTGGGTAA
- a CDS encoding lysophospholipid acyltransferase family protein, translating to MLTSPFRLPRHTPFGLGEALVEWMTGLAKLDGFYQARPNTQSSFEFMRYTLSALNIDYRVEQGLVSHIPEQGPVVIVANHPLGAIEGVILADLVGAVRSDVKVLANQLLKRLPEIDELFIGIDVFAGRSAMRTNANAVREAHRHLAQGGVLIVFPAGEVSTYREGSETLSDIEWSQSVAKFVTRAKATTIPIYINGQNSALFYKAGKVHPLLRTALLGRELLNKSTSTIAISIGNPIPYSEVKEFEHERDIVHYLRLNTYLMGAEQDPPFAFCSPVYTQPLIQPVEKALLECDLAALPSNALLLEQGDYAVYCVESTAIPNMLREIGRVREESFREVGEGSGLACDLDPFDASYRQLFVWNHSEGELVGAYRLGLVDELTVEKGLDGLYSRSLFQYDEAFLNTLDKSIELGRSVVAIKYQRSLNALLLLWKGIAAFVSQHPQYTHLFGPVSISNDYSSVARQLMAATLSIHHYDQEKARLVTPTTPLKTSTSPFWHKNLLSALASVSALSKVISRLEKGPGLPVLLRQYLGMKGKLVCFNVDPAFNHALDGLIVVNLKQVPLKTLAKYMGKEAAQRYLEQ from the coding sequence ATGTTAACCAGTCCATTTCGATTACCCAGACATACGCCTTTTGGCTTGGGAGAAGCACTGGTTGAGTGGATGACAGGTTTAGCAAAGCTTGATGGCTTTTATCAAGCTCGTCCGAACACTCAAAGCAGTTTTGAATTTATGCGCTATACCCTCTCTGCGCTGAATATTGATTATCGTGTCGAGCAGGGCTTAGTCTCGCACATTCCTGAGCAAGGGCCTGTTGTGATCGTGGCCAATCATCCGCTTGGGGCAATTGAAGGTGTGATCTTAGCTGACTTGGTCGGCGCAGTGCGTTCAGATGTAAAGGTGCTGGCCAATCAACTGCTCAAGCGTTTGCCTGAAATTGATGAGTTGTTTATCGGCATCGATGTTTTTGCTGGACGCAGTGCCATGCGTACGAACGCCAACGCAGTGCGAGAAGCTCATCGTCATTTGGCGCAAGGAGGTGTGTTGATTGTCTTTCCTGCCGGAGAAGTTTCCACCTATCGAGAGGGGAGTGAAACCCTATCCGATATTGAATGGAGCCAATCGGTGGCGAAGTTTGTCACTCGCGCCAAAGCCACGACAATCCCCATTTACATCAATGGTCAAAATAGTGCGCTTTTTTACAAAGCCGGAAAAGTACACCCTCTGCTGCGCACCGCTTTGCTTGGTCGAGAGTTGCTGAACAAGAGTACTTCTACGATCGCCATTTCGATCGGAAATCCCATTCCTTATTCCGAGGTGAAAGAGTTTGAACATGAGCGAGATATTGTCCATTACTTACGGCTCAATACGTATCTCATGGGCGCAGAGCAAGATCCACCGTTTGCCTTTTGCTCGCCAGTGTACACGCAACCGCTCATCCAACCGGTTGAGAAAGCTTTGTTAGAGTGCGATCTAGCGGCTCTGCCTTCAAACGCGTTACTACTAGAGCAAGGTGACTACGCCGTCTACTGCGTGGAATCGACAGCGATCCCTAATATGCTCAGAGAAATTGGCCGAGTTCGAGAAGAAAGTTTTCGTGAAGTGGGAGAGGGCAGTGGCTTGGCGTGCGATTTGGATCCCTTTGATGCCAGTTATCGACAATTGTTTGTTTGGAATCACAGTGAAGGTGAGTTGGTAGGAGCTTATCGATTAGGGCTGGTGGATGAACTTACCGTAGAGAAAGGTCTTGATGGGCTCTATTCGCGAAGCTTGTTTCAATACGACGAAGCCTTTCTCAATACGCTGGATAAAAGTATTGAATTGGGGCGCTCAGTGGTTGCCATCAAATACCAGCGCAGTTTGAATGCTTTGCTGCTTTTGTGGAAAGGCATCGCTGCGTTTGTGTCGCAACATCCTCAATACACCCATTTGTTTGGTCCGGTTAGCATCAGCAACGACTACAGTTCAGTGGCGAGACAACTGATGGCAGCCACGCTTTCGATTCATCATTACGATCAAGAAAAAGCGCGATTAGTGACTCCCACCACACCATTAAAAACAAGTACATCACCTTTTTGGCACAAGAATTTGCTCTCGGCATTAGCCAGTGTTTCAGCGCTATCTAAAGTGATTTCGCGTTTGGAAAAAGGCCCTGGCCTACCAGTATTGCTGCGCCAGTATTTAGGCATGAAGGGGAAACTGGTGTGTTTTAACGTGGACCCAGCCTTTAATCACGCGCTGGATGGTTTGATCGTGGTGAACTTGAAACAAGTACCGCTGAAAACGTTAGCCAAATATATGGGCAAAGAAGCTGCCCAGCGCTACCTTGAGCAATAA
- a CDS encoding YHS domain-containing (seleno)protein produces MKKWFAVLLMLVSATSYAADEVYTGFFSNKALDGYDTVAYFTQNKPVKGEAKFKTQYKGADWLFASQAHLDLFLANPEKYAPQYGGYCAWAVSEKSDFAPGDPQYWAIVDGKLYLNYDQKIKQWWDEAPQRHITQADANWPVMLK; encoded by the coding sequence ATGAAAAAATGGTTTGCTGTTTTATTGATGCTGGTGAGCGCGACGAGTTATGCCGCTGATGAAGTCTACACGGGCTTTTTTAGCAACAAGGCTTTGGATGGGTATGACACCGTTGCTTACTTCACACAAAACAAACCAGTGAAGGGAGAGGCCAAATTCAAAACGCAATACAAAGGTGCAGATTGGTTGTTTGCATCGCAAGCGCATCTTGATTTGTTTCTCGCTAACCCAGAGAAATACGCCCCTCAATACGGTGGTTATTGTGCTTGGGCCGTTTCCGAAAAGAGCGATTTTGCTCCGGGAGATCCACAATACTGGGCGATTGTTGATGGCAAGCTTTACCTCAACTACGACCAAAAAATTAAGCAATGGTGGGACGAAGCACCGCAGCGACACATCACACAAGCCGATGCGAATTGGCCAGTGATGCTGAAGTGA
- a CDS encoding NRDE family protein has product MCSVTWLIEPDGYQLFFNRDEQKARPLALPPQQVCIQQTSVLMPVDPKGRGSWISLNEHGLSLCLLNYYQGKVPARELVSRGLLLRHLSPHQRVEDIVKVFRTIQLKRLAPFTLLAFDPSLTARFGDVMAFEWNGDALRILPVDSPLFSSAVHFDAVQHYRQQLYRECTAKEKTRESLLAFHRAFEEKEPHLSPCMLREDAHTVSFTAISVNRQHKRMSYLPGLPVLQLSERALEEHGYHINPAAAAANDH; this is encoded by the coding sequence ATGTGTTCGGTGACTTGGCTTATAGAGCCCGATGGTTATCAACTGTTTTTTAATCGTGATGAGCAAAAGGCAAGGCCACTGGCGTTGCCCCCTCAGCAAGTTTGCATTCAACAAACATCGGTTCTCATGCCGGTTGATCCCAAAGGACGAGGCAGTTGGATCTCGCTCAATGAGCATGGGCTTTCCTTGTGTCTGCTTAATTACTATCAAGGAAAGGTGCCTGCCAGGGAGTTGGTTAGTCGCGGTTTATTGTTGCGTCATCTTTCGCCCCATCAGAGAGTGGAGGACATTGTGAAAGTGTTTCGAACCATTCAGTTGAAACGCTTAGCACCTTTTACTTTGCTGGCGTTTGATCCATCGTTGACGGCGCGTTTTGGTGATGTCATGGCATTTGAATGGAATGGTGACGCACTACGGATCTTGCCTGTGGATAGTCCGCTGTTTTCTTCCGCTGTGCATTTCGATGCTGTGCAGCATTATCGTCAGCAACTTTACCGTGAATGCACAGCAAAAGAGAAAACGCGCGAGTCTCTGTTGGCATTTCATCGTGCCTTTGAGGAAAAAGAGCCACACCTCTCCCCGTGCATGCTACGAGAAGACGCGCATACCGTGAGCTTCACCGCGATCAGCGTCAATCGTCAGCACAAGCGCATGAGTTATCTCCCTGGGTTGCCTGTTTTGCAGCTTTCAGAACGTGCACTCGAAGAACACGGTTATCACATTAATCCTGCCGCTGCAGCGGCAAATGATCATTGA
- a CDS encoding DedA family protein: MAADIQEILSLHLSSPLWLFIGIVLISYLLEDLAIVLAAGLAVEGYLPSLVAIVAIFVGITTGDLALYWLGKYGQSVRFLRYHTLKHKAFRQVRGRIQSKAFVSLFVIRFIPGLRTLGYTLSGYCLVPMRVFLLAVMLASALWVGGVFGSVYWLGSQAFLAQSSWLWCWVLGAFLLLTVMNRVVSLSWSKGKISI; this comes from the coding sequence TTGGCCGCCGATATCCAAGAAATATTGAGCTTACATCTGAGCTCGCCGCTGTGGCTGTTTATTGGCATCGTGCTGATTTCCTATCTCTTGGAAGATCTTGCCATCGTGCTGGCCGCAGGGTTGGCCGTGGAAGGTTACCTCCCTTCTTTGGTTGCCATCGTTGCCATTTTTGTCGGTATTACGACAGGCGATTTAGCGCTCTATTGGTTGGGCAAATATGGTCAAAGTGTTCGTTTTTTGCGTTATCACACGCTCAAGCATAAAGCGTTTCGCCAGGTGAGAGGGCGTATTCAAAGTAAGGCTTTCGTGAGTTTGTTTGTGATTCGCTTTATCCCTGGATTGCGCACTTTAGGTTACACCCTAAGTGGCTATTGCCTGGTGCCGATGCGTGTTTTTTTGTTGGCGGTCATGCTCGCCAGCGCGCTCTGGGTTGGGGGCGTGTTTGGATCGGTGTACTGGTTAGGTAGCCAAGCTTTCTTGGCACAAAGCTCGTGGCTTTGGTGTTGGGTGTTAGGCGCATTTTTACTGCTGACCGTTATGAATCGTGTCGTGAGCCTGTCTTGGTCAAAAGGAAAAATATCAATATGA
- a CDS encoding L-threonylcarbamoyladenylate synthase: MNTLYLSALEQKDIDQAKEILASGELVAIPTETVYGLAADATNPDAVKKIFAAKGRPADHPLIVHIGRVEQLTDWAIDIPEEAYTLAQAYWPGPVTLLLKKAPHVTPVVTGGLETIGIRMPAHDVFATLLQSSGMAVAAPSANPYKKLSPTSAKHVMNSLGGKIAAVLDGGDCAHGLESTIVDLTEKPFRILRTGPVTAAQLSTTLSEEVSSPVSHNVAVPGNVTSHYQPNTRVRLVQASDLALVGDKKIAYLHYTPFTAQENIEARQMPSSVAEYSHDLYRTLDEADKWGCEEIWVERPPVTESWFAVHDRLNRAQSKL, translated from the coding sequence TTGAACACGCTTTATCTTTCTGCCCTAGAGCAAAAAGACATTGATCAAGCCAAAGAGATTCTCGCCAGCGGTGAGCTCGTGGCGATCCCTACTGAAACGGTTTACGGCTTAGCCGCAGATGCCACCAATCCAGACGCTGTGAAAAAGATATTTGCCGCGAAAGGAAGACCTGCCGATCACCCTTTGATTGTGCATATTGGCCGCGTGGAGCAACTGACCGATTGGGCGATCGACATTCCTGAAGAAGCGTATACTTTGGCACAAGCCTACTGGCCTGGCCCCGTTACCTTGCTGTTGAAAAAAGCGCCTCATGTGACGCCTGTGGTTACGGGTGGCTTAGAGACCATCGGCATTCGAATGCCTGCGCATGACGTATTTGCGACTCTATTGCAATCTTCCGGAATGGCAGTTGCTGCGCCTTCAGCGAACCCGTACAAAAAACTGAGCCCGACTTCAGCCAAGCACGTCATGAATTCACTCGGTGGCAAAATTGCGGCCGTACTAGATGGAGGGGATTGTGCTCACGGGCTTGAGTCGACGATTGTCGATCTGACTGAAAAACCTTTCCGTATTTTACGTACCGGCCCAGTGACCGCTGCGCAACTCTCTACCACGTTGAGCGAGGAAGTGAGCTCTCCGGTTAGCCATAATGTTGCAGTACCCGGTAATGTCACTAGCCACTACCAACCCAATACCCGCGTTCGTTTGGTTCAAGCTAGCGATCTGGCACTGGTTGGGGACAAGAAGATCGCCTACCTTCACTACACGCCGTTTACTGCGCAAGAGAATATTGAAGCCAGACAGATGCCCTCTTCAGTAGCCGAATACTCGCATGACTTATATCGCACACTCGATGAAGCGGACAAATGGGGCTGTGAGGAAATTTGGGTAGAAAGACCACCGGTAACCGAAAGCTGGTTTGCCGTTCATGATCGACTCAATCGAGCACAATCAAAGCTCTGA
- a CDS encoding DedA family protein, with protein MQPLLEQYGYLALIVSIVLEGVGVPMPGQSLMIAASILSSDGVMNFYWVMIVSWLSCFIGNSCGYLLGYHFESWLDKKGYISGAKFHKLQQAIQKYGPACLVISRFVEGMKQFMPLACGIAKMPLKEFLLGNLLATSIWVAVFGLLTHFAFEHLHQITHFYSAHHFVIWGISALLFCSMIYAVIKHRRRSK; from the coding sequence ATGCAACCTTTGTTGGAACAATATGGCTACCTAGCGTTGATCGTCAGCATCGTGCTTGAGGGCGTAGGCGTACCGATGCCAGGACAATCGCTGATGATCGCTGCATCCATCCTCTCTTCTGATGGTGTGATGAATTTTTATTGGGTGATGATCGTCTCTTGGTTGAGCTGTTTTATCGGCAACAGCTGTGGTTACTTGTTGGGTTACCACTTTGAGTCTTGGCTGGATAAAAAAGGCTACATTTCAGGTGCTAAGTTTCACAAGCTGCAACAGGCCATTCAAAAATATGGCCCAGCGTGCTTAGTCATCAGTCGCTTTGTTGAAGGGATGAAACAATTTATGCCACTGGCATGTGGGATTGCCAAAATGCCCCTCAAAGAATTTCTCTTAGGCAATCTTCTCGCCACCAGCATTTGGGTTGCAGTATTTGGCTTACTGACTCACTTTGCCTTCGAACATTTGCATCAGATCACCCATTTTTATTCTGCCCACCACTTTGTTATTTGGGGGATCAGCGCCCTGCTCTTCTGTTCGATGATTTATGCTGTCATCAAACACCGACGCCGTTCAAAATAA
- a CDS encoding BCCT family transporter, producing MKRHFELIDKPTFFGALALLFSVIIPLLVWPSQGEYWIGVAKTFMTDKLGFLYLGLGLAAFFFMVYIIFSDIGQIKLGDADEKPEFATGSWAAMLFCGGIGASILYWGTIEWAYYYQNPPFQLEAGSEEAIRWAATYGIFHWGPIAWSIYLIPALPIAYFFYVRKQPVLKISAALMPVIGEARSYGKLGKVIDVLFIFGLLGGAATTLGLAAPLINEGISYLFGIPSTTLSQIGVLLLCTALFAYSSYKGMDGGIKVLSNINFWGALALLAFILVTGPTLFMLETGLDSIGRMLSNFFVMATWAEPFGGYGPFEDTHFPQDWTIFYWAWWLVFAPSMGLFVARISRGRTIKQMVSGSIFFGSMGCALYFMVLGNFGLSLQLSGQLDVVAILNQHGATRAIFAILEQLPLSTIVIAVFTILCIIFTATTFDSISFILASVVQNNVTEDPLRWNRLFWAFTLSLMPSILLFMGGLATLQTAAIVGGLPLLGIAIMLMISGIKAASLDLAHQEGYEDPVINIEEFPDVDPWSREGMALAKFERLKDEAVEAAEQEREALAAIWKLKKVIRSEALSRGESGLELGEAPEEQLTEIQRLTNAAMEAKEHKLQASEAAQAARIEFNELIKEKELQSLQSESLS from the coding sequence ATGAAAAGGCACTTTGAACTCATCGATAAACCCACTTTTTTTGGCGCTCTAGCGCTTCTTTTTTCGGTGATTATTCCACTTCTTGTTTGGCCATCTCAGGGAGAATACTGGATAGGCGTAGCAAAAACATTCATGACCGATAAGCTTGGTTTTCTTTACCTAGGCCTTGGTTTGGCTGCATTTTTCTTCATGGTTTACATCATTTTCAGCGATATCGGTCAAATTAAACTGGGCGATGCCGATGAAAAGCCAGAGTTTGCCACAGGCTCCTGGGCGGCGATGCTTTTCTGCGGAGGGATCGGTGCCAGCATTCTTTATTGGGGCACTATCGAGTGGGCTTACTACTACCAAAATCCGCCATTCCAACTAGAAGCAGGCAGTGAAGAAGCCATTCGCTGGGCCGCCACTTACGGCATTTTTCACTGGGGGCCGATTGCATGGTCTATCTATCTGATTCCAGCTTTACCCATTGCTTACTTCTTCTATGTTCGTAAGCAGCCAGTTCTGAAAATTTCTGCGGCACTGATGCCTGTGATTGGAGAAGCAAGAAGTTACGGAAAATTGGGCAAAGTGATCGATGTTTTGTTTATTTTTGGCCTTCTTGGTGGCGCAGCCACCACGCTTGGTTTAGCTGCCCCTCTCATCAATGAAGGGATCAGCTATTTATTTGGCATCCCTTCAACAACACTCTCGCAAATTGGTGTACTGCTCCTGTGTACTGCGCTGTTCGCCTATTCCTCTTATAAAGGCATGGATGGTGGTATTAAAGTACTCAGCAACATCAATTTCTGGGGTGCGCTTGCCTTGCTCGCTTTCATCTTAGTGACAGGCCCAACACTCTTCATGCTGGAAACCGGCTTAGATTCTATCGGCCGAATGCTGTCCAATTTCTTCGTTATGGCAACATGGGCGGAACCATTTGGCGGTTATGGGCCATTCGAGGATACCCACTTCCCTCAAGACTGGACGATTTTTTACTGGGCATGGTGGCTAGTGTTTGCCCCAAGTATGGGACTGTTTGTTGCGCGAATATCTAGAGGTAGAACCATAAAGCAGATGGTGTCAGGGTCGATCTTTTTCGGCTCGATGGGCTGTGCGCTCTATTTTATGGTACTGGGTAATTTTGGTTTATCATTGCAACTTTCAGGTCAGTTAGATGTAGTCGCCATTCTTAACCAGCACGGTGCGACAAGAGCCATTTTTGCCATTCTGGAACAACTTCCGCTCAGCACTATCGTGATCGCGGTATTCACTATTTTGTGCATTATCTTCACTGCGACAACCTTCGATTCGATTTCATTTATTCTCGCGTCCGTTGTACAAAACAATGTCACGGAAGATCCACTACGCTGGAACCGACTGTTTTGGGCTTTCACCTTATCACTCATGCCTTCCATTCTCTTATTCATGGGTGGCTTAGCGACATTGCAAACCGCAGCCATTGTGGGCGGTTTACCATTGCTAGGTATCGCCATTATGTTGATGATTTCCGGAATCAAAGCCGCAAGCTTAGACTTAGCACACCAAGAAGGTTATGAAGATCCCGTTATCAATATAGAAGAGTTTCCGGATGTTGATCCTTGGTCACGAGAAGGTATGGCACTGGCGAAATTCGAACGATTGAAAGATGAAGCGGTTGAGGCCGCAGAGCAAGAACGTGAGGCTCTCGCTGCCATCTGGAAACTGAAAAAAGTGATACGTTCTGAAGCGCTCTCTCGCGGAGAAAGCGGCTTAGAACTGGGAGAAGCTCCTGAGGAGCAACTTACAGAAATTCAACGCCTAACGAACGCGGCAATGGAGGCTAAAGAACACAAACTGCAAGCCTCTGAAGCAGCTCAAGCAGCGCGCATTGAATTTAACGAGCTGATCAAAGAAAAGGAGTTGCAATCTCTTCAGTCAGAATCACTCAGTTAA
- a CDS encoding ion channel: protein MKSEKGRCSYQNPDGWCCDQPCGESGLCYWHDPKVDKSNDDVKSQVEQWAAEGKPLDGFQLAKTNLVDLNLVNRGSKVGFQCRGADFYRADLSDAHFFGLDLRGSSLMKSKLVCANLHCAKLEGCNLLGADLARARLENIEWGDELKQEYEARIAIKKGDRKKARSLWQEAEEVCRGVRKQCEKQGLFETAGLFFKKEMRFRRYQMPKFSLQRILSKIVDLFCGYGEDPLRVVLFSLFLIFASAAAYFFLDTTSANPIYADVTGWQFYLLEFLNALYFSVVTFTTLGYGDISPVGVARFIAALEAFLGSFTMALFVVVFVKKMTR, encoded by the coding sequence ATGAAGTCAGAAAAAGGCCGATGCAGCTATCAAAATCCTGATGGCTGGTGCTGCGATCAACCGTGTGGGGAGTCTGGTCTTTGTTACTGGCACGATCCCAAAGTCGATAAAAGCAATGACGACGTAAAGTCGCAGGTTGAGCAATGGGCAGCAGAAGGTAAACCTTTAGACGGATTTCAGTTGGCAAAAACAAACTTGGTTGATCTCAATTTGGTTAACCGTGGTAGCAAGGTTGGGTTTCAGTGTCGAGGTGCCGATTTCTATCGTGCAGACTTAAGTGATGCTCACTTTTTTGGCTTAGATTTACGTGGTTCTTCACTGATGAAGAGCAAATTGGTGTGTGCTAATTTGCACTGTGCAAAACTAGAGGGTTGCAATTTACTTGGAGCGGATTTGGCGCGTGCCCGCCTCGAAAACATTGAGTGGGGGGATGAGCTCAAACAAGAGTATGAAGCTCGGATAGCAATAAAAAAAGGCGACAGAAAAAAAGCGCGTTCACTATGGCAAGAAGCAGAAGAAGTCTGCCGAGGCGTGCGTAAACAATGTGAGAAGCAAGGGTTGTTTGAAACCGCAGGATTGTTTTTTAAAAAAGAAATGCGCTTTCGACGCTATCAAATGCCAAAGTTCAGCTTGCAGCGTATTTTATCTAAGATCGTCGATCTCTTTTGTGGTTATGGTGAAGACCCATTGAGAGTGGTTCTGTTTTCGCTCTTTTTGATTTTTGCCAGTGCTGCGGCCTACTTTTTCTTAGACACCACGTCGGCTAACCCGATTTATGCCGATGTGACGGGTTGGCAGTTCTATTTGCTGGAGTTTCTTAACGCCCTTTATTTTAGTGTGGTTACATTTACCACGCTTGGTTACGGAGACATATCGCCGGTTGGCGTGGCACGATTTATAGCGGCATTGGAGGCGTTTCTCGGTAGCTTTACCATGGCCTTGTTTGTGGTGGTGTTTGTAAAGAAAATGACGCGATGA
- a CDS encoding LysR substrate-binding domain-containing protein, translated as MSFLGLQLGNNRYKLTAAYRKTKRKQAKMIKSTYVSALHTFVEVGKYPSLTEAARQLCLTTGAVSQQLLQLEQQLGFSLFERHSRGIRFTEKGRQLHQCAALHFGEMAAEIQRLQQEQSRPQEVRLKLTPSFAFKWLVPKLESFHQQYPDIQIQIFAEGALVNSDTRDFDLAIDYRPHPFRQANTELLLDEYLLPVMNPRYLQTHAWLHNAVYAPDEWSQVVLLHDAMPWQNAPRDYEWLSWVAQRRLDLPTERGHFFNRTDMAMSAAEAGVGIAMARMALIDDELQTGRLVSPFQPIRAEAGYYLIHNSKNDSTAAFTTWLKQQISN; from the coding sequence GTGAGTTTCTTAGGTTTACAACTTGGTAACAATCGATATAAATTAACTGCTGCTTATAGAAAAACTAAACGCAAGCAGGCGAAAATGATCAAAAGCACTTACGTATCGGCACTGCATACTTTTGTGGAAGTGGGTAAGTACCCCAGTTTAACCGAGGCAGCAAGGCAACTTTGCTTAACCACTGGAGCGGTGAGTCAGCAGCTATTGCAACTAGAACAGCAACTTGGTTTTAGTTTGTTTGAACGGCATTCTCGCGGTATTCGCTTTACGGAGAAGGGGCGGCAACTTCATCAATGTGCAGCGTTGCACTTTGGTGAAATGGCTGCGGAAATCCAACGTTTACAGCAAGAGCAGAGTCGCCCACAGGAAGTGCGTCTTAAACTGACCCCTTCTTTTGCCTTCAAATGGCTAGTACCCAAGTTGGAAAGCTTTCACCAGCAGTATCCCGATATTCAAATCCAAATTTTTGCCGAAGGCGCGTTGGTGAACAGTGATACGCGAGATTTTGACCTCGCGATTGATTACCGCCCACACCCATTTCGTCAAGCCAATACCGAGTTGCTATTGGATGAATATTTGCTGCCAGTGATGAACCCCAGATATTTGCAAACGCACGCTTGGTTGCACAATGCTGTTTATGCGCCAGATGAGTGGAGCCAAGTGGTACTTTTGCACGACGCTATGCCGTGGCAAAACGCGCCTAGAGATTATGAATGGCTTAGTTGGGTCGCGCAGAGACGGCTCGATTTACCAACCGAAAGAGGCCATTTCTTTAATCGAACGGATATGGCAATGTCAGCGGCGGAAGCCGGGGTGGGTATCGCTATGGCTCGTATGGCGCTGATTGATGATGAGTTGCAAACCGGCCGCTTAGTTTCTCCTTTTCAGCCCATCCGAGCAGAGGCGGGTTACTATTTGATCCACAACAGCAAAAACGACAGTACCGCAGCGTTTACCACTTGGCTTAAGCAACAAATTTCAAATTGA
- a CDS encoding D-amino acid dehydrogenase: MKAVVLGSGVVGLMSAWYLQKAGYQVTVVDRQARSAEETSFANAGQISYGYSSPWAAPGIPQKAIRWLMEEHAPLKIKPSLDPQLLKWATQMLANCQLSRYQVNKARMLAIANHSRECLSQLRQEHDIEYQGRQQGTLQVFRTQKQLIAIEKDIALLEQSGTRFQRMSVDECIKQEPGLAAVSHKLTGGLYLPDDETGDCYLFCQQMTELAQQQGVTFLFNTNVNKVNTQGNQVVSVSTDVGELQADVYVVAMGSYSTALLAQLGITIPVYPVKGYSLTVPITDESQAPVSTVMDETYKVALTRFDDRIRVAGTAELAGFDPAIPEKRKATISMVVNDLFPRSGDFAKAEFWTGFRPMTPDGTPLIGKTPIKNLYTNTGHGTLGWTMACGSGHLLSQIITGEQTENPAGLDLFRYAS, encoded by the coding sequence ATGAAAGCAGTGGTATTGGGCAGCGGTGTGGTTGGCTTGATGAGCGCGTGGTATCTACAAAAAGCAGGCTATCAGGTGACCGTTGTTGACCGCCAAGCGCGCAGCGCGGAAGAAACCAGTTTTGCCAACGCAGGGCAGATCTCTTACGGCTACTCTTCGCCTTGGGCTGCACCGGGCATTCCACAAAAAGCAATTCGCTGGCTGATGGAAGAGCACGCACCACTGAAAATCAAACCCTCTCTTGATCCTCAACTGCTGAAATGGGCGACACAAATGTTGGCCAACTGCCAACTCAGTCGTTATCAAGTGAACAAAGCAAGGATGTTGGCGATTGCCAATCACAGCCGTGAATGCCTTAGCCAACTTCGCCAAGAGCACGATATTGAATACCAAGGCCGCCAACAAGGTACGTTGCAGGTTTTTCGTACGCAAAAGCAGTTGATCGCCATTGAAAAAGACATCGCATTACTTGAGCAAAGCGGTACGCGCTTTCAACGTATGAGTGTCGATGAATGCATTAAACAAGAACCGGGATTGGCAGCCGTGAGCCATAAACTGACGGGCGGTCTCTATCTACCTGACGATGAAACGGGCGATTGCTATTTGTTTTGCCAACAGATGACTGAACTGGCACAACAGCAAGGCGTGACCTTTTTGTTCAATACGAACGTGAATAAGGTCAATACTCAAGGTAACCAAGTAGTGAGTGTGTCTACTGATGTTGGCGAGTTGCAAGCCGATGTATACGTGGTGGCCATGGGCAGTTATTCCACCGCGCTACTCGCGCAATTGGGGATAACGATACCTGTTTATCCGGTCAAGGGTTATTCCCTGACCGTTCCGATCACCGATGAAAGCCAAGCTCCGGTTTCTACGGTCATGGATGAAACCTATAAAGTGGCACTGACTCGATTTGATGACCGCATTCGCGTGGCTGGCACCGCAGAGCTCGCTGGATTCGATCCTGCGATTCCTGAGAAACGCAAAGCAACCATTTCTATGGTGGTGAACGATCTTTTCCCTCGTAGCGGTGATTTTGCCAAGGCGGAATTCTGGACTGGTTTTCGCCCTATGACACCAGACGGCACACCACTCATCGGTAAAACCCCGATCAAGAATCTCTATACCAATACCGGACATGGTACCTTAGGTTGGACCATGGCGTGTGGTTCAGGTCACTTACTGAGCCAAATCATCACCGGCGAGCAAACGGAGAATCCGGCAGGGTTGGATCTCTTCCGCTACGCCAGCTAG